AAACGCATGTGCGCCGCCACCAGCATGCCATCGGCCCAGGCGCCGCTGCTGGCGTCCAGCGGGCGAATCGCATCCCAGGAATTGCGCCCGAAACTGACTTGTTGTGACGCCTGCAACTGCAAGCCCGGTCCCGGAAAGTTGTCGGGCTTTAGCTGCACGGCGCCGCTGAACACCGCGATCTGGCTGCGGCCGTCCAGTTGCCGCACGTCGAAACGGCTGCCCGCCATGTTCGGGCGAATGCTGCCCTCGGCGGTGGTCAGCAGCAGCGGGCGCGGGTCGTCGGCGGCGGTGAGCAGGATCTCGCCTTGCAGCAGTTTGATCAGACGTTGCTGGGCATCAAAACGTACATCCACCGCGCTGGCGCTGTTCAGGTGCAGCTGGCTGCCGTCGCTCAGGGCAATCTTGCGACGCTGGCCAATGCCGTTGTGGAAATCCGCCAGCAACGGTTGCAGCACCGCCTGCTCGCGCAAACCCCAGCCAGCGGCAGAGCCGGCGCCCAACAACAGCAACAGCTTCAAAGCCTGACGCCGTCCGCTGGACTTCGGCGCATTGATCGCGGCGTGGGCCAGCGGCGAGGACAAACCGCTCAAGCGCTGATTGACCCGCTGGATATGCGCCCACGCGCGCTGATGTTCGGGATTGCCGTTGAGCCAGAGTTGCCAGGCTTGCTGACGGCGCGGTTCGAGCGTGCCGCTCTGCATTTCAATCAGCCAGCTCACCGCCTGCTCGGCAATCGGCGCAGGAATATCGGATTTGTTCAGGGATTCGGCGTTCTGGTTCATAGAGCGAAATAGCAGCGCAGGGCGGCCTTGTGCAGATGGCGTTTGACCGTGGCGATGGAAATCCCCAGTTGCCCGGCGATTTCCCCGTGGCTCAGGCCGTCGATCTGCGCCAGCAGGAACGCGCGCTTGACCAGAATAGGCAGGCCATCGAGCAGCTGATCCAGCTCCAGCAGGGTTTCCAGAATGATCGCCCGATCTTCTTCGGAAGGCGCGACACATTCCGGCATTTCCAGCAGCGTCTGGTAATAAGCGCGTTCCAGATCCTGGCGGCGGTAGTGATTGCACAGCACGCGTTTGGCAATCGTGGTCAGAAAGGCGCGTGGCTCAATGATCTGTGCCGTGTCCCGGGCCAGCAGCACCTTGACGAAGGTGTCTTGGGCCAGATCCGCCGCGCTATGCGGGCAGCCGAGTCGGCGCCGTAACCAGGTCGTCAGCCAGTTGTGATGGGCGTTATACAGGCCTTCGACGGTGTGATTGGGCGCGTAGTGGGCGATGGGCATGAGCGACTGCAGTCCGCGATGAATCAATAATTGCGCAGATTCTGTCAGACTCTTTTGCATATGAGAATATTTATCATTAATATTGCGATCTGCTCGTATATCGGTTCGTGACGCTTCCTGCACCTGGCTACGAACCGTCGCACTCGATGATCCCGAATCAGGAACCCGCCATGCCGCTCCATGACCGCAGACACCTTGTGTCGTGCCCGCTCCGAACTGAGTTTCGTTGATGGACGGCGCAGCCATGGCTGATCAGCAGACCCGCTCGCAAAGCAGCGCGCGGGCGAAGAGCAAAGCCCGGCCGAGCAAAGGCGTGGCGCTGTCGCTGGCATATCGGCTGGCAGTGACTTCGCGGATTCTGGCGGCGTTGTTCGGCGGCTATCTGGTCGCGGCGCTGACCAGCGTCTGTGTCAGCCAATGGATGCCGATGGCCCGCGCTGACGCGGTGATCACCGGCATGTTGCTGTCGTTTCTCGCGTATCTGGTGGTCGTGCTCTGGTGTTTTGCCTGCCGTACCGCGTGGCAGGCCTGGATCGGCGTTCTGCTGCCCAGCGCGCTTTTGGGCGCCGCGTTTGCCTGCGGGCGGTGGCTGATATGAGGGAAGGTTTCCGGCAGACCATGGCCTGGCTGCACACCTGGATCGGTCTGGTGTTCGGCTGGTTGCTGTTCGCGATTTTCCTCACCGGGACCCTGTCCTATTTCAAGACCGAAATCACCCGTTGGACCCAGCCGGAAATTCCCGTGCGCGCGTTGGACACCCAGGCCAGCACCGAGCTTGCCCAGGCGTATCTTCAGCAAAATGCCGTGGGTGCGTCGCGCTGGTTTATCAATTTGCCAGACGAGCGCGATCCCAAGCTTGGGGTGATGTGGCAGGCGCCGAGTCAGCCGGGACAGCGCGGGACTTTCGTGCAGAAAAACCTCGATCCGCAAACCGGTGCCGAAGTGCAGGCGCGGGACAGTCGCGGCGGCGAGTTCTTCTACCGTTTCCACTTCCAGTTGCAGATGCCGCACCCTTGGGGTCGCTGGCTGGCCACTGCTGCGGCGATGTTGATGTTTATCACGCTGATCAGCGGGATCATCACCCACAAGAAAATCTTCAAGGAATTCTTCACCTTTCGCCCGCGCAAAGGCCAGCGTTCCTGGCTTGATGGACATAACGCAATCGGCGTGCTGGCGTTGCCGTTTC
This genomic window from Pseudomonas sp. G.S.17 contains:
- a CDS encoding FecR family protein — its product is MNQNAESLNKSDIPAPIAEQAVSWLIEMQSGTLEPRRQQAWQLWLNGNPEHQRAWAHIQRVNQRLSGLSSPLAHAAINAPKSSGRRQALKLLLLLGAGSAAGWGLREQAVLQPLLADFHNGIGQRRKIALSDGSQLHLNSASAVDVRFDAQQRLIKLLQGEILLTAADDPRPLLLTTAEGSIRPNMAGSRFDVRQLDGRSQIAVFSGAVQLKPDNFPGPGLQLQASQQVSFGRNSWDAIRPLDASSGAWADGMLVAAHMRLQDFLGELSRYRRGHLNCDAKVADLLISGSYPLADSERILDLLEVALPVRVKRFTRYWVSVEARV
- a CDS encoding sigma-70 family RNA polymerase sigma factor, translated to MPIAHYAPNHTVEGLYNAHHNWLTTWLRRRLGCPHSAADLAQDTFVKVLLARDTAQIIEPRAFLTTIAKRVLCNHYRRQDLERAYYQTLLEMPECVAPSEEDRAIILETLLELDQLLDGLPILVKRAFLLAQIDGLSHGEIAGQLGISIATVKRHLHKAALRCYFAL
- a CDS encoding DUF3649 domain-containing protein, which gives rise to MADQQTRSQSSARAKSKARPSKGVALSLAYRLAVTSRILAALFGGYLVAALTSVCVSQWMPMARADAVITGMLLSFLAYLVVVLWCFACRTAWQAWIGVLLPSALLGAAFACGRWLI